The genome window ACGTTACGGTTTGTCAAGGCAATAGCCTTCTGAGACACATCCACGGAATGAACTAGCTCAGCGTCGGCCTTCAGTGCGTAAACCGAAAAGCCACCCGAATAGCAGAAAGCGTTCAGCACTTTTTTGCCCGCTGCGTAGCGGGCCAGCAGACTGCGGTTATCGCGCTGGTCGAGAAAGAAGCCGGTTTTCTGACCCGTTATCCAATCAACCAGAAACGTATGGCCATTTTCCTGAACCGCATGCGGAACCTCGGCGGCGCCAAATCGGTATCCATTTTCTACGTGGGCAGCATATTTGTCAGGCAAGGTTTCGGCGCTTTTGTCGTAGACAGCAACCAGCTCACTCCTGTAAACAACCTTGAGCGCTTCGGTAATTTGCTCCCGTTCGCGGTGCATACCGATGGAGTGCGCCTGAATAACCGCCACCCCGTTGTAATAATCGATGATCAGCCCCGAGCAGCCATCGCCTTCCCCGTGAACCAGTCGGTAACAATTGGTTTGTGGGGGAACCACCGCCTGGCGCACCTGTTTGATTAGGCGTAACTTTTCGGTCCAGTAGGGAATATCAGGCGTGACTCCCTGGCCCTGTGAAGTACCAAACGAAAAAATGCGTACCGTAATGCTGCCATCGTGGTAATGGCCGGTAGCCAGATATGCGCCTTTTTTGGTAAAAACTTCCACTACATCCCCGTCCTGTGGTTGCCCTTCAATGCGTGCGATGGCGCCCGAAAAGATCCAGGGATGAAAGCGCCGGACGGCTTCTTCCCGTCCGGCTTGTAAATAGATTTTAGGGTAATTCATTCGTTGCTTTTTAGAGCCAAACGGCAAACCAATGCAAAGGTCGCAAAGGTTTAGGCAAAGTCTATAAAGAAACGATCCTTTTCCTCATTAGCCAAAAGCTAACTGGCCAGAAACAAAGTGCGGTAAGAATCAAATAGCTGATCCCGGGTGCGTTTCAGGCGCATTTTAACCGTGCTGTTTTTCAGGTTATACAGTTGGGCAATCTCTTTCGAATCGAGATCATCTTCGTATTTAAGCCGCAGCAAAGTAAGCTTATCAGGTGAGATTGTATCCAGTAATTGTGCTAACTGCTGGAGCATTAGCTGACTACTGTCTATATCCGTATACTCCGGAACATTATCTGCCTCATTCTCACTTATACCTGTAACAGGTAGCCGCTTAGCCGCCCGAAGCTGGTCCTGGCAGTAGTTGTGCGCAATGGCATAAAGCCAGGTAGAGAAAGAAGATCGTTCCTTGAATTGTTCAATTTTAGAAAAAGCTCTTATGAAAATATCATGCGTAAAGTCTTCGGCATCGCAATAATTTCTGGTGAATGATAGACAGGTTCGATGTACTTTTTTTACGTAGCGTTTGTAGAGAATAGCGAGGTAATCTTTACAAAGCGTACTTCGGTAGATGTGAATAATTTCTTCATCACTCAATTTTTTTTCCATTTATGATTTACTAAGTGTAAAAAATATTAAAAA of Tellurirhabdus bombi contains these proteins:
- a CDS encoding RNA polymerase sigma factor; this encodes MEKKLSDEEIIHIYRSTLCKDYLAILYKRYVKKVHRTCLSFTRNYCDAEDFTHDIFIRAFSKIEQFKERSSFSTWLYAIAHNYCQDQLRAAKRLPVTGISENEADNVPEYTDIDSSQLMLQQLAQLLDTISPDKLTLLRLKYEDDLDSKEIAQLYNLKNSTVKMRLKRTRDQLFDSYRTLFLAS
- a CDS encoding class I SAM-dependent rRNA methyltransferase gives rise to the protein MNYPKIYLQAGREEAVRRFHPWIFSGAIARIEGQPQDGDVVEVFTKKGAYLATGHYHDGSITVRIFSFGTSQGQGVTPDIPYWTEKLRLIKQVRQAVVPPQTNCYRLVHGEGDGCSGLIIDYYNGVAVIQAHSIGMHREREQITEALKVVYRSELVAVYDKSAETLPDKYAAHVENGYRFGAAEVPHAVQENGHTFLVDWITGQKTGFFLDQRDNRSLLARYAAGKKVLNAFCYSGGFSVYALKADAELVHSVDVSQKAIALTNRNVAANFDQAVNHEAYAEDVMKYLKAHDHLYDIVVLDPPAYAKSLSARHRAVQGYKRLNAEGLRRVAKGGILFTFSCSQVVDRELFYNTIVAAAIEAGRQVRVLHHLSQPADHPVNLFHPEGGYLKGLVLWVE